The Watersipora subatra chromosome 1, tzWatSuba1.1, whole genome shotgun sequence genome has a window encoding:
- the LOC137385634 gene encoding solute carrier family 35 member E3-like, with amino-acid sequence MSLTCVHFVVTTCGMEIARRCDLFLVKSLPLKDMVLLSLSFCGFVVLTNLSLQSNTVGTYQISKFMTTPCVMLIQSFFFEKTFQWNLKLTLVPVCLGVLINNYNDIQLNTTGLLYASSGVVVTSIYQVWVGSKQHEFQANSMQLLYYQAPLSAAFLMLIILFVEPPFSVGGVFNQIWSMAALFFVLCSGAVAFLVNLSIFWVIGSTSPLTYNMAGHLKFCLIACGGFLIFHELPTLYQLLGIILTISGVLAYTYIKLEEQKKPVEGKPSSRSHHSV; translated from the exons ATGTCTTTAACGTGTGTACATTTCGTTGTTACGACTTGCGGCATGGAAATAGCTAGAAGATGTGATCTATTCCTTGTAAAAAGCTTGCCTTTGAAAGACATGGTGTTATTGTCACTGTCGTTTTGCGGTTTTGTTGTACTCACTAATCTTTCGTTGCAATCTAACACCGTTGGCACATATCAAATTTCGAAATTTATGACCACTCCTTGTGTTATGCTCATACAAAGTTTCTTTTTTGAGAAGACGTTTCAATGGAATCTTAAACTAACTTTG GTGCCAGTTTGTTTGGGAGTGTTAATAAACAATTACAACGATATTCAGTTAAACACGACAGGCCTGCTCTATGCCTCAAGTGGTGTTGTTGTCACATCAATATATCAAGTG TGGGTCGGTTCTAAACAGCATGAATTTCAAGCTAACTCAATGCAGCTGTTGTACTATCAAGCTCCTCTCTCCGCTGCATTTCTAATGTTGATCATCCTATTCGTTGAGCCCCCTTTTAGCGTCGGAGGCGTGTTTAATCAGATATGGTCGATGGCTGCTCTG TTCTTTGTACTTTGCTCCGGAGCAGTTGCATTTCTCGTAAATCTATCCATATTCTGGGTTATCGGCAGTACGTCTCCTCTCAC ATATAACATGGCTGGACATCTTAAGTTCTGTCTAATAGCTTGTGGAGGTTTTCTTATATTCCATGAACTTCCAACTCTATATCAACTTTTGGGAATTATCCTCACTATATCAG GAGTCCTCGCCTATACTTACATTAAACTAGAAGAGCAGAAGAAACCTGTTGAAGGAAAGCCTAGTTCTAGGTCTCACCACAGTGTGTAG